The following are encoded together in the Eriocheir sinensis breed Jianghai 21 chromosome 28, ASM2467909v1, whole genome shotgun sequence genome:
- the LOC127004363 gene encoding uncharacterized protein LOC127004363, whose product MFSNGFFAFHPFSDPRDGFPLMGRRSRDWMRNDFPLMDRGPGDMVDKWMEILEPWSTGALVGEPSPYCSRPRTLCCPHTCLLDRPQTARHRLPRESLQHFVILPNLLSEPTRSEQEEGRARQSEKAAACSQKCQKKQAGSGQQAASSTDSAESKTSDKASGESPWHFSVDMSGCDEVRAMTDKGMLMVEGRGSSDTSQQMVRYITSLPRHISHDSLTANLNNGRLTVTQKSGTQQLEGQARTLPIDVQQQTQQKAPETTEPEQQEVEAAEKQQ is encoded by the coding sequence ATGTTCAGCAACGGCTTCTTCGCCTTCCACCCTTTCTCTGACCCGAGGGATGGATTTCCTCTCATGGGACGCCGATCGAGAGACTGGATGCGGAACGACTTTCCTCTGATGGATCGTGGCCCCGGCGATATGGTAGACAAGTGGATGGAGATCTTGGAGCCATGGAGCACCGGCGCTCTGGTGGGTGAGCCCAGCCCTTATTGTTCAAGACCTCGCACACTCTGCTGTCCTCACACCTGTCTGCTGGACCGTCCACAGACTGCCCGGCACCGCCTCCCCCGCGAGTCCCTGCAGCACTTCGTGATCCTGCCCAACCTCCTCTCTGAGCCCACGCGGAGTGAACAGGAGGAAGGCCGTGCCCGGCAGAGTGAGAAAGCTGCCGCTTGTTCGCAGAAGTGCCAGAAGAAGCAAGCGGGAAGCGGTCAGCAAGCAGCCTCAAGCACGGACTCGGCAGAAAGCAAGACTAGCGACAAGGCCTCAGGCGAGTCTCCGTGGCACTTCAGTGTGGACATGAGCGGCTGTGACGAGGTAAGGGCCATGACGGACAAGGGCATGTTGATGGTGGAGGGGCGGGGCTCGAGCGACACCTCGCAGCAGATGGTGCGGTACATCACCTCCCTGCCCCGCCACATCAGCCACGACTCCCTCACTGCCAACCTCAACAACGGCCGCCTCACCGTCACCCAGAAGTCCGGGACACAACAGCTGGAGGGCCAGGCCAGGACGCTGCCCATCGACGTGCAGCAGCAGACGCAGCAGAAGGCACCAGAAACTACAGAGCCAGAGCAGCAAGAGGTGGAAGCAGCGGAAAAACAACAGTAG